One genomic segment of Sphingorhabdus sp. M41 includes these proteins:
- the argH gene encoding argininosuccinate lyase: protein MWGGRFADGPSSIMREINASIPFDKKLWRHDIRASLAHVAMLADQGIVEAEDATQIINGLNQIAQEYEAEGVAEDLDLEDIHMHVEARLSEIIGPVAGRLHTARSRNDQVATDFRLWVRDAMDMVDSALAALQKALIDRAEEHAETIMPGFTHLQSAQPVSLGHHLMAYFEMVRRDRSRFTDARKRMNESPLGAAALAGTGFPIDREKTATTLGFDSPTGNSLDSVSDRDFALDYLMAATQCSLHLSRLAEEFVIWASQPFGFIKLPDSFSTGSSIMPQKRNPDAAELVRGHCGRIAGAMNALVITMKGLPLAYSKDMQDDKPPVFEAHDLLGLSIAAMTGMVAEVEFSGSRMRALAESGYSTATDFADWLVREAKLPFREAHHVTGAVVALAEEQSCGLADLTLEQFQAIDGRINADVFSVLSVDASVASRSSYGGTAPDQVRVQIAKARKALGLES, encoded by the coding sequence ATGTGGGGTGGCAGATTTGCCGATGGCCCTTCCTCAATCATGCGCGAGATAAACGCCTCGATCCCGTTCGACAAGAAATTATGGCGGCACGATATTCGCGCGAGCCTGGCGCATGTTGCCATGTTGGCGGATCAGGGCATTGTCGAAGCGGAGGACGCGACGCAGATCATTAATGGCCTGAACCAGATCGCGCAGGAATATGAAGCCGAAGGCGTTGCTGAAGATCTCGACCTCGAAGACATTCACATGCATGTGGAGGCTCGGCTCTCCGAAATTATAGGTCCCGTTGCGGGCCGACTGCATACTGCGCGCTCACGCAACGACCAGGTGGCGACGGATTTCCGGCTCTGGGTGCGCGATGCCATGGACATGGTCGATAGCGCGCTGGCCGCGTTGCAGAAGGCGCTGATAGATCGTGCCGAAGAGCATGCCGAAACGATCATGCCAGGCTTCACCCATTTGCAATCGGCCCAGCCTGTGAGCCTCGGACACCATCTGATGGCCTATTTTGAAATGGTTCGGAGAGATCGTTCGCGTTTCACCGATGCGCGGAAGCGGATGAATGAATCGCCGCTCGGCGCTGCTGCGTTGGCCGGGACGGGATTTCCGATTGATCGTGAAAAAACAGCAACGACGCTGGGTTTTGATAGCCCTACCGGCAATAGTCTCGATTCGGTTTCCGATCGGGATTTCGCGCTCGACTATCTGATGGCAGCAACCCAGTGCAGCTTGCATCTCTCGCGGCTGGCGGAAGAATTTGTCATCTGGGCGAGCCAGCCTTTCGGCTTTATCAAACTGCCCGACAGTTTTTCGACCGGCTCCTCGATCATGCCGCAGAAACGCAACCCCGATGCCGCAGAACTGGTGCGTGGCCATTGTGGACGAATTGCAGGGGCGATGAACGCGCTGGTCATTACGATGAAGGGACTGCCGCTCGCTTATTCGAAAGATATGCAGGACGACAAGCCACCGGTGTTCGAAGCCCATGACCTGCTTGGCCTGTCAATCGCGGCTATGACGGGAATGGTCGCAGAAGTGGAATTCAGCGGCAGCCGGATGCGTGCACTTGCGGAGTCGGGATATTCAACCGCTACCGATTTCGCCGACTGGCTGGTGCGGGAGGCGAAATTGCCGTTTCGTGAGGCGCATCATGTCACCGGTGCCGTGGTGGCATTGGCCGAAGAGCAAAGCTGTGGTTTGGCCGACCTAACGCTAGAACAGTTTCAAGCGATCGATGGCCGGATCAATGCCGACGTATTCAGCGTATTGAGCGTCGATGCTTCCGTCGCCAGCCGATCAAGCTATGGCGGGACTGCCCCGGATCAAGTAAGGGTTCAGATCGCAAAGGCCAGGAAAGCGCTTGGCCTGGAGAGTTGA
- a CDS encoding TlpA family protein disulfide reductase: MIEEGPSANLPPHMILEFFVPFVMRTVLFMVLVLNLAACDRGSSEAGQEFAGTEAQEEGESIESGQGMVGKLDISQRGGPMVDTNFEAPDGSTVQLSDFAGKPLLVNIWATWCAPCIVEMPMLDKLAVREKDRLKVLVVSQDIQGAEKVIPFFERGNFEELEPYVDPENGLSFGFGSGLMPTTVLYDAQGKEVWRVIGAMDWDGAKAAALMEETLAES, from the coding sequence ATGATTGAGGAAGGGCCATCGGCAAATCTGCCACCCCACATGATATTGGAATTTTTTGTGCCTTTTGTGATGCGTACCGTCCTGTTCATGGTCTTGGTGTTGAACCTAGCGGCCTGCGATAGAGGCTCGAGCGAAGCGGGGCAAGAATTTGCTGGCACCGAGGCTCAGGAAGAAGGCGAGAGCATCGAGAGCGGTCAGGGCATGGTTGGCAAGCTGGACATTTCCCAACGCGGCGGGCCAATGGTTGATACTAACTTTGAGGCGCCCGACGGAAGCACTGTGCAATTGAGCGATTTCGCTGGCAAGCCGCTACTGGTGAACATCTGGGCAACCTGGTGCGCGCCCTGCATTGTCGAGATGCCGATGCTCGACAAACTGGCAGTACGCGAGAAAGACCGGCTCAAGGTGCTTGTTGTATCGCAGGATATCCAGGGCGCGGAAAAAGTTATCCCATTCTTCGAACGCGGCAATTTTGAGGAACTGGAGCCCTATGTCGACCCCGAAAACGGTTTGAGTTTCGGCTTCGGCTCCGGCTTGATGCCTACCACCGTCCTCTATGACGCGCAGGGGAAAGAAGTATGGCGGGTGATCGGCGCCATGGATTGGGATGGCGCCAAGGCAGCGGCCTTGATGGAAGAAACGCTGGCAGAAAGCTGA
- a CDS encoding c-type cytochrome, translated as MKRCKIQIMLPILAGLTLLSACGQNTETDVASDTASVELPGGMTVQDQIELRQAQLKKMGKAFKAISDQLKAGSPDLAQIQTAAAVVPKEATGMVDWFPDGTGPESGVKTEALPIIWENKADFADKVTAMQEAAAKLETVAQGGDVAAIATAFQATGGTCKACHDKYRLDD; from the coding sequence ATGAAACGCTGCAAAATTCAAATCATGCTACCGATACTCGCCGGGCTGACCCTGCTTTCAGCTTGCGGACAGAACACCGAAACCGATGTGGCATCCGACACCGCCAGTGTCGAGCTTCCCGGTGGAATGACGGTGCAAGATCAGATCGAGCTACGGCAAGCGCAACTCAAGAAGATGGGCAAGGCGTTCAAGGCGATCAGCGATCAGTTGAAAGCGGGTAGCCCGGATCTGGCGCAGATCCAGACCGCTGCTGCAGTCGTTCCGAAAGAGGCGACAGGGATGGTCGACTGGTTTCCAGACGGCACGGGACCAGAGTCCGGCGTAAAAACGGAAGCGCTGCCGATCATCTGGGAAAACAAAGCAGATTTCGCTGACAAGGTCACGGCAATGCAGGAAGCGGCCGCAAAGCTCGAAACGGTTGCCCAGGGAGGCGACGTCGCTGCCATTGCGACCGCATTTCAGGCCACGGGTGGCACGTGCAAGGCCTGTCATGACAAATATCGGCTGGACGACTAG
- a CDS encoding cytochrome b/b6 domain-containing protein: protein MTTGSARIMVWDAAIRLVHWLMVVLAPLLWWTAEEGYMDWHKGFGLTMFGLVLFRLIWGLIGTWTARFLPMVRQIGSIKSYIGTLRSREHGATFGHSPLAVLSVFALLLALTTQVTTGLFSVDVDGLESGPLAVLVSFDTGRQFAEFHEFNFNLLAGLIGLHITAIAVYRFVLREKLVRPMITGSRPRDDFSTAQLPDNRLRLLPLIFAAGLSLACVITVVNFG, encoded by the coding sequence ATGACAACCGGCTCAGCCCGAATTATGGTCTGGGACGCTGCCATCAGGCTGGTACACTGGCTGATGGTGGTTCTGGCCCCCCTGCTCTGGTGGACCGCAGAAGAGGGCTATATGGACTGGCATAAAGGCTTCGGCCTGACGATGTTTGGCCTGGTGCTATTTCGGCTTATATGGGGATTGATCGGTACATGGACGGCACGATTTCTCCCAATGGTACGCCAAATCGGGTCGATAAAATCCTATATCGGTACATTGCGCAGCCGGGAACATGGCGCGACCTTTGGCCACAGCCCTCTGGCTGTGCTCAGCGTCTTTGCCTTGTTATTGGCGCTGACTACCCAGGTTACGACAGGATTATTTTCCGTTGATGTCGATGGCCTCGAATCAGGGCCGCTAGCGGTACTAGTGTCTTTCGATACGGGCAGACAATTTGCCGAGTTTCACGAATTCAACTTCAACCTGCTGGCAGGGCTAATCGGGCTGCACATTACGGCAATTGCCGTTTACCGCTTCGTGTTGCGAGAGAAACTCGTCCGACCGATGATAACGGGGAGCCGGCCCCGCGATGACTTTTCCACCGCTCAGTTGCCCGACAACCGACTGCGCCTGTTGCCATTAATATTCGCCGCAGGCCTGTCGCTGGCCTGCGTGATAACAGTAGTAAATTTCGGTTGA
- the dnaA gene encoding chromosomal replication initiator protein DnaA, with product MFVNESVSDRVDDLSGNESGITESQISENLETIWQKICAGLRRDLGAQIFGQWIKPIKLSVFDSDTGLLQLELPSEFSAAWVRDRYAERLLLAWKVHHPAIKDIVFQAPSGAAKIAQISHANSAGKQSEYKIASESKFRLDLDPRMTFDQFIAGNSNVLALNAAQRTAATEKPLFSPLYLQSSTGQGKTHLMHAIGHAFREEFPSATIIYMSAERFMIEFVSAMRRNEGMEFKASLREADLLMIDDIQFIVGKNSTQEEFLHTVDSLISQGKRVVVAADRPPQALDGVDQRLLSRLSMGLVADIQSAGLELRRDILKHRLATMPHQQVSEEVVDFLARTISRNLRELEGGLNKLLAYAQLTGREISRELAEEQLSDILSACRRRITIDEIQRTVCEYYRLDRNEMSSKRRARAVARPRQVAMYLAKVMTPRSYPEIGRKFGGRDHSTVIHAVKLVEHLRGEDSEMDNDVRMLLRQLES from the coding sequence ATGTTTGTGAACGAAAGCGTATCTGATCGGGTTGACGATCTGTCTGGGAATGAGTCGGGGATAACTGAAAGCCAAATTTCAGAAAATTTGGAAACTATTTGGCAAAAAATCTGTGCGGGTCTGCGCCGTGATTTGGGCGCACAGATTTTCGGTCAGTGGATCAAGCCGATCAAGCTCTCTGTTTTTGATTCGGACACAGGTCTGTTACAGCTTGAACTCCCTTCAGAATTTTCTGCCGCCTGGGTCCGTGATCGCTATGCCGAGCGGCTCCTGCTCGCATGGAAAGTTCATCATCCGGCGATCAAGGACATTGTCTTTCAAGCTCCATCAGGGGCGGCCAAAATTGCCCAGATTTCGCATGCCAATAGTGCAGGCAAACAAAGCGAATATAAAATTGCTTCCGAAAGCAAGTTTCGCCTGGACCTCGATCCGCGGATGACCTTTGACCAATTCATCGCCGGTAATTCGAATGTTCTCGCGCTCAATGCCGCCCAGCGCACAGCCGCAACCGAAAAGCCACTTTTCAGTCCGCTCTACCTCCAGTCCTCAACCGGCCAGGGCAAGACCCATTTGATGCACGCCATCGGCCATGCGTTTCGCGAAGAATTTCCTTCGGCGACCATCATTTACATGTCAGCCGAACGATTCATGATCGAATTCGTATCGGCCATGCGTCGCAACGAAGGCATGGAATTCAAGGCCTCGCTGCGCGAAGCCGATTTGCTAATGATCGATGACATTCAGTTCATTGTAGGCAAAAACTCGACGCAGGAGGAATTTCTCCACACCGTCGATTCGCTGATCAGTCAGGGCAAACGCGTTGTCGTTGCAGCGGATCGCCCTCCGCAAGCGCTTGATGGCGTCGATCAACGCCTGCTCTCGCGTCTGTCCATGGGGCTGGTTGCCGATATCCAATCTGCTGGACTCGAGCTGCGTCGCGACATTCTCAAGCACCGCCTTGCCACCATGCCGCACCAGCAGGTGTCAGAAGAAGTGGTGGATTTTCTCGCTCGCACCATCAGCCGCAATTTGCGCGAGCTGGAGGGCGGACTCAACAAGCTGCTGGCTTATGCGCAGCTGACCGGACGCGAGATCAGCCGCGAGCTGGCCGAAGAGCAATTATCCGATATATTGAGCGCTTGTCGCCGCCGGATTACGATTGACGAGATTCAGCGCACAGTTTGCGAATATTACCGGCTCGATCGTAACGAAATGTCATCGAAACGCCGCGCACGGGCTGTGGCCCGGCCGCGGCAGGTCGCTATGTATCTGGCAAAGGTGATGACGCCGCGCAGCTATCCAGAAATCGGCCGGAAATTTGGCGGCCGCGACCACAGCACGGTTATCCATGCGGTAAAGCTGGTCGAACATCTGCGCGGTGAAGATAGCGAAATGGACAATGACGTCCGGATGCTCCTCCGCCAGCTTGAAAGCTGA
- a CDS encoding DUF4136 domain-containing protein gives MTIFAKHVFNRKGLAMFAPLALLSLAACATPFRADVQRFVALPDTTGQSFAVVASDPDLSGGLEFGQYAMLVEQRMLDLGYRRSDDPAAAELIVSMDYDIDKGREKVVGDIDPFYPSTRFGGYYRRPGYRYGFHDPFLYGGYGFTGYDGVRSFTVYTTELDMKIDRAIDGERLFEGKAEALSRSKNLTYLVPNLVEAMFTDFPGNSGERVRISVAPEK, from the coding sequence ATGACTATTTTCGCGAAACACGTCTTCAACCGCAAGGGGTTGGCGATGTTTGCGCCGCTTGCGCTTCTGTCTCTGGCGGCGTGTGCAACGCCGTTTCGCGCCGACGTTCAGCGGTTCGTCGCACTTCCTGACACCACGGGCCAGAGCTTCGCCGTGGTTGCCTCTGATCCCGATTTGTCCGGCGGACTCGAGTTCGGTCAATATGCGATGCTGGTCGAGCAGCGGATGCTCGACCTTGGATATCGGCGCAGCGACGATCCGGCTGCAGCAGAGCTGATTGTCAGCATGGACTATGATATCGACAAGGGGCGTGAAAAAGTCGTTGGCGACATTGACCCATTTTATCCCTCTACCCGATTTGGCGGCTATTACAGACGCCCCGGCTATCGCTATGGTTTCCACGATCCGTTTCTCTACGGAGGCTATGGTTTTACCGGCTATGACGGCGTCCGCAGCTTCACCGTGTATACCACGGAGCTGGATATGAAGATTGACCGGGCGATTGATGGTGAACGCCTGTTCGAAGGCAAGGCCGAAGCGTTATCGCGTTCGAAGAATCTGACCTATCTAGTACCGAATCTGGTGGAAGCCATGTTCACCGACTTTCCGGGGAACAGCGGCGAACGGGTCCGGATTTCGGTCGCTCCCGAGAAATAA
- the rpsT gene encoding 30S ribosomal protein S20, which produces MANTPQAKKRIRRNTRRTAINKNRLSQIRTKIKAVDAAVEAGDKDVAAAALKAVQPELARGVTKGLYHKNTASRKFSRLTKRVAALQTA; this is translated from the coding sequence ATGGCTAATACGCCGCAAGCAAAAAAACGTATCCGTCGCAACACGCGCCGCACCGCGATCAACAAAAATCGCCTGAGCCAGATCCGCACCAAGATCAAGGCTGTAGACGCAGCGGTTGAGGCCGGTGACAAGGACGTGGCAGCGGCAGCGCTCAAGGCCGTACAGCCTGAATTGGCACGCGGTGTTACCAAGGGCCTGTATCACAAGAATACGGCTTCACGGAAGTTCAGCCGTCTGACAAAACGGGTTGCCGCGCTGCAAACAGCTTAA
- the mutM gene encoding bifunctional DNA-formamidopyrimidine glycosylase/DNA-(apurinic or apyrimidinic site) lyase, protein MPELPEVETTVAGLRPVLEGQRLALVEPRRADLRWPFPLDLRQRMTGAVVTALGRRAKYGFIETDRGDVMIFHLGMSGRWRIDPEEIEKHDHLLLETDSGHRLALNDPRRFGSLDIVRVEDLDSYKPFISMGPEPLGDNFTGSYLKAATKNRKAPIKQLLLDQRTVAGLGNIYVCEALHMAGISPRLKGSAISKPRYERLVAAIKQVLFAAIAAGGSSLRDFVQPDGQLGYFAKDWRVYGREGKACECGATVLRRVDSGRSTFYCSQCQK, encoded by the coding sequence ATGCCCGAGTTGCCCGAAGTGGAAACGACAGTCGCCGGTTTGCGGCCGGTGCTGGAGGGGCAACGCCTTGCTCTGGTCGAACCACGTCGCGCCGATCTGCGCTGGCCGTTTCCCTTAGATTTACGGCAAAGGATGACGGGCGCGGTGGTAACAGCGCTCGGCAGGCGGGCGAAATATGGGTTCATCGAAACCGATCGCGGTGATGTCATGATCTTCCATCTCGGCATGTCGGGCCGTTGGCGAATTGACCCTGAAGAGATCGAGAAACATGACCATCTGCTGCTAGAGACGGATTCCGGTCACCGGCTGGCGCTCAATGACCCGCGGCGATTCGGTTCGCTGGATATCGTGCGCGTCGAGGACCTGGACAGTTACAAACCTTTTATATCGATGGGCCCGGAGCCGCTGGGGGACAATTTCACCGGCAGTTACCTGAAGGCTGCGACCAAGAATCGCAAGGCACCGATCAAGCAATTGCTGCTAGATCAGCGAACGGTCGCGGGACTCGGCAATATTTATGTCTGCGAAGCGCTGCACATGGCGGGAATATCTCCACGACTGAAGGGTAGCGCGATATCAAAGCCGCGCTATGAACGGCTCGTTGCCGCGATAAAGCAGGTTCTGTTCGCGGCCATCGCGGCCGGTGGATCATCGCTGCGCGATTTCGTGCAACCGGACGGGCAACTGGGCTATTTCGCAAAGGATTGGCGAGTCTATGGTCGGGAAGGGAAGGCCTGTGAATGCGGCGCAACCGTGTTGCGGCGAGTCGACAGCGGGCGGTCGACCTTTTACTGTTCGCAATGCCAGAAATAA
- a CDS encoding class I SAM-dependent methyltransferase gives MAIESKTVSFGYEEVDESEKTGKVGAVFSSVASRYDVMNDAMSAGTHRLWKDRFVRRVKPRAGETILDMAGGTGDIAFRMVDSGADITVADINAEMLAEGVERALEKDETRLVWSQQNAEQLNFPDAHFDAYTIVFGIRNVTHIDKALAEAHRVLKYGGRFYCMEFSQTRWPGFDKVYETYSHHILPKVGKVLANDEASYRYLAESIAKFPPMEEFRAMIQAAGFSQTKVEPMMGGLVAIHSGWKV, from the coding sequence ATGGCTATCGAAAGCAAAACCGTCTCATTCGGCTATGAAGAGGTCGACGAAAGCGAAAAGACCGGCAAGGTTGGCGCGGTTTTCTCCAGTGTTGCATCCCGATATGATGTGATGAACGACGCAATGAGCGCCGGAACCCACCGCTTGTGGAAAGATCGCTTCGTGCGCCGCGTGAAACCGCGCGCAGGCGAAACTATACTCGACATGGCCGGCGGCACCGGCGATATTGCCTTTCGCATGGTTGACAGCGGCGCCGATATCACGGTCGCGGATATCAACGCAGAAATGCTGGCCGAAGGCGTCGAACGGGCCCTTGAAAAAGATGAGACACGTCTGGTCTGGAGCCAGCAAAATGCCGAGCAACTGAACTTTCCCGATGCCCATTTCGATGCCTATACGATCGTCTTTGGCATTCGCAATGTCACCCATATCGACAAGGCCCTGGCTGAAGCCCATCGCGTGCTGAAATATGGCGGGCGTTTCTATTGCATGGAATTTTCGCAAACCAGATGGCCCGGCTTTGACAAGGTCTATGAAACCTATTCCCACCATATCCTGCCCAAAGTCGGTAAAGTCCTGGCGAATGACGAAGCCAGCTACCGCTATCTCGCCGAATCGATCGCGAAATTCCCGCCGATGGAAGAATTTCGCGCCATGATTCAGGCCGCCGGATTCAGCCAGACAAAAGTTGAGCCCATGATGGGCGGGCTGGTCGCGATCCACAGCGGCTGGAAAGTCTGA
- the ubiB gene encoding 2-polyprenylphenol 6-hydroxylase has translation MTSSRIHIFRLLKWGRTLAKHGALRDLEKHKATPPQVRRLFRIARIGTFQPKEPNYSAALQAIGPAAIKLGQTLATRPDVIGEAAARDLLQLQDSLPPVSFDLIRDEIELSLGKPLDQLYSHIDPDPVGAASIAQVHRATTLEGKDVAVKVLRPGIIKKFNQDIETYEWAAAHLEAMGGEAKRLRPQLVIANFRRWTMRELDLRREAASASELAEHMAQVEKYEIPAIDWDRTSGRVLTLDWVDGVKISNRDKLLAAGHDLDSIASRLVHTFLKQAIEGGYFHADMHQGNLFVKADGTIVAIDFGIMGRINKKARVWLAEILYGLTTGNYKRVAEIHFEAQYVPDHHSMEDFATALRAVGEPMRGRPVSELSVGDMLDGLFAITRDFDMETQPHLLLLQKTMVMVEGIATDLNPTINMWDASGPYVKEWIRGELGPEAAIADRINADLDTLLLLPDIVRRLDQQLPRQGGAPPPPPVADVELIWEKRKKGQGGGFWRYALTAVLAGAASAGAMLLLG, from the coding sequence ATGACCAGCTCCCGTATCCATATATTTCGCCTGCTCAAATGGGGCCGTACACTCGCCAAACATGGCGCGCTGCGCGATCTTGAGAAGCACAAGGCAACACCGCCACAGGTTCGCCGCCTGTTCCGCATTGCGCGGATCGGTACATTTCAGCCGAAGGAACCCAATTATTCGGCTGCGCTGCAGGCCATTGGTCCGGCGGCTATCAAGCTCGGACAGACGCTGGCAACCCGCCCCGATGTGATCGGTGAAGCAGCGGCGCGCGATCTATTGCAATTGCAGGACAGCCTGCCACCCGTGTCCTTTGACCTGATCCGCGACGAGATTGAACTCAGCCTCGGCAAACCGCTGGACCAACTCTATAGTCATATCGATCCCGATCCGGTGGGCGCCGCCTCAATCGCCCAGGTTCACCGTGCGACCACGCTGGAGGGCAAGGATGTTGCGGTGAAAGTGCTGCGTCCCGGGATCATCAAAAAATTCAACCAGGACATAGAAACCTACGAATGGGCTGCGGCCCATCTCGAGGCAATGGGTGGCGAGGCCAAGCGTCTCCGTCCACAATTGGTCATCGCCAATTTCCGCCGCTGGACCATGCGTGAACTGGACTTGCGTCGCGAGGCAGCGAGCGCGTCCGAGCTGGCCGAACATATGGCCCAGGTGGAAAAATATGAAATTCCGGCTATCGACTGGGACCGGACATCCGGTCGGGTACTGACGCTCGACTGGGTCGATGGGGTGAAAATCTCGAACCGCGATAAGCTGCTCGCGGCGGGCCATGATCTGGATTCGATTGCGAGTCGGCTGGTGCACACATTCCTGAAGCAGGCGATTGAGGGCGGCTATTTCCACGCAGATATGCATCAGGGAAATTTGTTCGTGAAGGCAGACGGCACGATTGTCGCCATTGATTTCGGTATCATGGGCCGGATCAACAAAAAGGCACGCGTGTGGCTGGCGGAAATCCTCTATGGCCTGACCACCGGCAATTACAAACGTGTCGCTGAAATCCATTTTGAAGCACAATATGTCCCGGATCACCACAGCATGGAGGATTTCGCCACGGCGCTGCGCGCGGTCGGTGAACCGATGCGCGGCAGACCGGTGAGCGAATTGTCGGTCGGCGACATGCTCGACGGGCTGTTCGCAATCACCCGCGATTTCGACATGGAGACCCAGCCGCATCTGTTGCTGCTGCAAAAGACGATGGTGATGGTCGAAGGCATAGCCACCGATCTTAACCCGACTATCAACATGTGGGACGCCAGCGGACCTTATGTGAAAGAATGGATCCGCGGCGAACTTGGTCCGGAAGCGGCGATTGCCGACCGGATCAATGCGGACCTCGACACGTTGCTGCTACTCCCCGACATTGTCCGGCGTCTGGACCAGCAACTCCCTCGCCAAGGTGGCGCTCCGCCCCCGCCACCGGTAGCCGATGTCGAGTTGATTTGGGAGAAGCGGAAAAAAGGCCAAGGCGGCGGATTCTGGCGCTATGCATTGACGGCAGTGCTTGCAGGTGCGGCAAGCGCTGGTGCCATGTTGCTTTTGGGATAA
- a CDS encoding bifunctional phosphopantothenoylcysteine decarboxylase/phosphopantothenate synthase, whose product MVKPKHILLIIGGGIAAYKAAELIRLIKKAGLTVRCVLTDSGAQFVTPMTLAALSENEVHTTLWSLKDETEMGHIQLSREADLIVICPATANLLAKMAGGIADDLATTLLLATDTSVLAVPAMNVRMWQHAATQRNIAQLKSDGIIVMQPDEGDMACGEFGPGRLPEPEAVMAQINAQIGSAFPRISATESELGANPLHGQPAFAPDQHRPLRGKHVLVTAGPTHEPIDPVRYIANRSSGRQGFAIAAAAADAGARVTLVAGPVHLPTPAGVMRIDVETAIEMERAVHDALPADIAIMVAAVADWRADSRSGQKIKKKGDAPAPLKLTENPDILAGLARHEQRPGLLIGFAAETEKIAEHAKAKLEKKSCDWIVANDVSGPVGESVMGGTDNSVHIVTRAGAEIWERLPKMEVARRLVTKISEEIA is encoded by the coding sequence ATGGTAAAACCCAAACATATCCTGCTGATCATCGGCGGCGGCATAGCTGCCTATAAGGCGGCGGAACTTATTCGCCTGATCAAAAAAGCGGGACTCACTGTCCGCTGCGTGCTGACTGATTCGGGAGCGCAATTCGTCACTCCCATGACATTGGCGGCGCTGTCGGAAAATGAAGTGCATACAACGCTCTGGTCGCTGAAAGACGAGACCGAAATGGGGCATATCCAATTATCGCGCGAGGCGGATCTGATCGTCATATGCCCCGCTACGGCAAACCTCCTTGCCAAAATGGCGGGCGGGATTGCTGACGATCTGGCAACGACGCTGCTGCTGGCAACCGACACTTCGGTATTGGCCGTACCCGCAATGAATGTCCGCATGTGGCAGCATGCCGCAACCCAGCGCAATATTGCGCAGCTCAAATCCGATGGCATTATCGTCATGCAGCCCGATGAAGGCGATATGGCCTGCGGCGAATTTGGCCCCGGCAGGTTGCCCGAGCCAGAAGCGGTGATGGCGCAGATCAACGCGCAGATAGGTTCGGCGTTTCCTAGAATTTCCGCCACCGAATCCGAGCTCGGTGCCAACCCGCTCCACGGCCAGCCCGCTTTTGCTCCCGACCAGCATCGTCCGCTGCGCGGCAAGCATGTTCTGGTCACGGCGGGACCGACACATGAACCGATCGATCCGGTTCGCTATATCGCCAATCGGTCGTCCGGCCGCCAGGGCTTTGCCATTGCCGCCGCCGCAGCCGACGCCGGGGCAAGGGTGACTTTGGTAGCCGGCCCCGTCCACCTGCCAACTCCAGCTGGTGTCATGCGGATTGATGTCGAAACCGCGATAGAGATGGAAAGGGCAGTCCATGACGCCCTGCCCGCCGATATCGCGATCATGGTTGCCGCCGTCGCCGACTGGCGCGCGGACAGTCGGTCCGGACAGAAGATAAAGAAAAAAGGTGATGCACCTGCACCGCTAAAGCTGACGGAAAATCCGGACATATTGGCTGGCCTCGCCCGGCACGAACAGCGCCCCGGCTTGCTGATCGGCTTTGCTGCCGAGACAGAGAAAATTGCCGAACATGCCAAAGCGAAGCTCGAGAAAAAATCCTGCGACTGGATCGTCGCCAACGACGTATCCGGGCCCGTTGGCGAAAGCGTGATGGGCGGGACCGATAATAGCGTCCATATTGTAACCCGGGCCGGTGCCGAAATCTGGGAACGTCTGCCCAAGATGGAGGTCGCTAGACGTCTGGTTACCAAGATTAGCGAGGAAATAGCCTGA
- the dut gene encoding dUTP diphosphatase, producing MFDPIEIAVKRLDHAGDLPLPSYETAGSAGMDVRAAEELMITPGQRGLVGTGFAFAIPEGYEIQVRPRSGLALKKGISIPNTPGTIDSDYRGELKVILINHGAEDFVIQRGDRIAQIVVAPVQRGILNEVTNLDETKRGSGGFGSTGV from the coding sequence ATGTTTGATCCAATTGAAATAGCCGTCAAAAGGCTGGATCACGCTGGCGATCTGCCACTTCCATCCTATGAAACTGCCGGTTCGGCCGGAATGGACGTTCGCGCGGCGGAAGAGCTGATGATCACGCCGGGTCAGCGCGGACTGGTCGGAACGGGTTTCGCTTTCGCCATCCCCGAGGGATATGAGATTCAAGTTCGCCCCCGTTCCGGACTGGCATTAAAAAAGGGTATCAGTATCCCCAATACGCCCGGGACAATCGACAGCGATTACCGTGGCGAGTTGAAAGTCATCCTGATCAATCACGGCGCAGAAGATTTTGTAATCCAGCGCGGTGATCGCATTGCCCAGATTGTCGTCGCCCCAGTGCAGCGCGGAATTCTGAACGAAGTGACAAATCTGGATGAGACTAAACGCGGGTCTGGCGGTTTCGGGTCAACCGGCGTATAA